Proteins co-encoded in one Planctomycetota bacterium genomic window:
- a CDS encoding helix-turn-helix domain-containing protein, giving the protein MPRALEHPELADVSIEQVLAALADPVRLEIVRMLATADEPLACGTVTDNIPKSTASHHWKVLRKAGVIRQTSSGTSRLNALRRRELNATFPGLLNAVLRSR; this is encoded by the coding sequence GTGCCCCGCGCGCTGGAACATCCTGAACTTGCGGACGTATCGATCGAGCAGGTGTTGGCCGCGCTCGCCGATCCGGTGCGCCTCGAGATCGTCCGCATGCTCGCCACCGCCGACGAGCCGCTGGCCTGCGGAACGGTGACCGACAACATCCCCAAAAGCACCGCAAGTCATCACTGGAAGGTCTTGCGTAAGGCGGGTGTCATCCGCCAGACATCCAGCGGCACCAGTCGGCTCAACGCCCTGCGCCGCCGCGAACTCAACGCAACCTTTCCCGGCCTGCTCAATGCTGTGCTGCGGAGTCGATGA